One window of the Lachancea thermotolerans CBS 6340 chromosome A complete sequence genome contains the following:
- the ACC1 gene encoding acetyl-CoA carboxylase ACC1 (highly similar to uniprot|Q00955 Saccharomyces cerevisiae YNR016C ACC1 Acetyl-CoA carboxylase biotin containing enzyme that catalyzes the carboxylation of acetyl-CoA to form malonyl-CoA required for de novo biosynthesis of long-chain fatty acids or YMR207C uniprot|P32874 Saccharomyces cerevisiae YMR207C HFA1 Mitochondrial acetyl-coenzyme A carboxylase, catalyzes the production of malonyl-CoA in mitochondrial fatty acid biosynthesis), translating to MSEESLSEVGVSQKDQYEVTDYTSKHASLAPHFLGLNTVEKAEDSPLKEFVKCHGGHTVISKVLIANNGIAAVKEIRSVRKWAYETFGNERAVQFVAMATPEDLEANAEYLRMADQYVEVPGGTNNNNYANVDLIVEIAERADVDAVWAGWGHASENPLLPERLAKSPRKVIFIGPPGNAMRSLGDKISSTIVAQHASVPCIPWSGTGVDQVHLDKENGLVSVTDDVYQKGCCDSPEDGLAKAKQIGFPVMVKASEGGGGKGIRKVEREEDFIPLYKQAANEIPGSPIFIMKLAGKARHLEVQLLADQYGTNISLFGRDCSVQRRHQKIIEEAPVTIAKPDTFSEMERSAVRLGKLVGYVSAGTVEYLYSHDDDKFYFLELNPRLQVEHPTTEMVTGVNLPAAQLQIAMGIPMHRVKDIRLLYGVDPHTATEIDFDFSSKDSKQIQRKPTPKGHCTACRITSEDPNEGFKPSGGSLHELNFRSSSNVWGYFSVSSSGGIHSFSDSQFGHIFAFGENRQASRKHMVVALKELSIRGDFRTTVEYLIKLLETEDFEGNSITTGWLDDLISQKMTAEKPDPTLAVICGAATKVFIASENGRKEFITSLQKGQVPNKSLLQTMYPVEFIHDGKRYKFTVAKSADDRYTLFINGSKCEVGVRKLSDGGLLIAVGGRSHTIYWKEEVSATRLSVDSMTTLLEVENDPTQLRTPSPGKLVKFLVENGDHVNAGQPYAEVEVMKMQMPLVSQESGIVQLLKQPGSTVSAGDILAILALDDPTKVKHAMPFEGMLPDMGAPIVEGTKPAYKFRSLVSTLENILNGYDNQVIMNASLQQLIEVLRNPQLPYSEWKMQSSALHSRLPIKLDEQLEQLVNRSLSRNAHFPARQLGKMLEAAQKESDDPLFGTVIEPLLDISTRYADGLEAHEHSVFAKFLQNYYQVEKLFSGTNVREEDVILKLRDENAENLDRVALTVLSHSRVSAKNNLILAILKHYQPLCKMSSEVSSRISEPLKQIVELESKATAKVALQAREILIQAALPSVRERTDQIEHILRSSVVQTAYGAFDNKRTDPDLEILKDLIDSNYVVFDVLTQFLTHRDPSVAAAAAEVYIRRAYRAYTIGDLKHYNHANNAVVEWKFQLPSAAFASVPQMKSKLGMHRAISVSDLTYVSEGDNQPLRTGILIASTHLDDVDEGLSKGLQLVPHHTSSSGPVPDRSGSNATLSNVANVSVSSTDGFESEEEVLRRLREILDMNKQQLVEASIRRITFIFGYEDGTYPKYFTFRGPSYAEDETIRHIEPALAFQLELGRMSNFNIKQLFTENRNIHVYEATGKNSAVDKRFFTRGIIRTGRISDDITIQEYLTSEANRLMSNILDNLEVIDTSNSDLNHIFIHFSAVFDVSPEDVEAAFGGFLERFGKRLLRLRVAAAEIRIIIKDPQTGAPVPLRALINNVSGYVVKTELYTEVKNAQGEWVFKSLDKPGSMHLRPIATPYPAKESLQPKRYKAHLMGTTYVYDFPELFRQATVSQWKKISPKTKLSDEFFIANELIEEEDGELTEIDREAGANTIGMVAFKVTVKTPEYPRGRQFVIVANDITFKIGSFGPQEDAFFNKVTEYARKRGIPRIYLSANSGARIGVAEELIPLFNVSWNDPENPAKGFQYLYLSSEGMAELKKQAKDASVVTERVVEDGEERFVIKSIIGADDGLGVECLKGSGLIAGATSRAYKDIFTITLVTCRSVGIGAYLVRLGQRAIQIEGQPIILTGAPAINKLLGREVYSSNLQLGGTQIMYNNGVSHLTAEDDLAGVQKIMEWLSYVPARRDLPVPILETEDKWDREVDFTPSTSEPYDVRWMIEGRNTPEGFEYGLFDKGSFQETLSGWAKGVVVGRARLGGIPLGVIGVETRMVENMIPADPANPVSTESLIQEAGQVWYPNSAFKTAQAINDFNYGEQLPLMIMANWRGFSGGQRDMYNEVLKYGSFIVDALVGYKQPIFTYIPPTGELRGGSWVVVDPTINAEQMEMYADVNSRAGVLEPEGMVGIKYRREKLLATMARLDETYKNLKTQMSDPGLSVEKHQEIATKLAAREKMLMPIYHQITVQFADLHDRSGRMVAKGVISKELDWPEARRFFFWRLRRRLNEEYLMKRLNTELPNAPRLEKIARLSSWYPASVDREDDRIVANWIEENYSVLEEHLKALKVESFAQNLAKSIRSDHENAISGLSEVLKLLSAEDKAKILNSLK from the coding sequence ATGAGCGAAGAGAGTCTATCCGAAGTGGGCGTCTCCCAAAAAGATCAATACGAAGTTACAGACTATACCTCGAAACATGCCAGCCTAGCCCCTCACTTCTTGGGGCTGAATACCGTGGAAAAGGCCGAAGACTCGCCTCTGAAAGAGTTCGTCAAGTGCCACGGCGGCCACACCGTCATCTCTAAAGTGCTTATCGCCAACAATGGTATTGCAGCTGTCAAAGAGATCAGATCTGTACGCAAGTGGGCCTACGAGACTTTCGGCAACGAGCGTGCCGTCCAATTCGTGGCCATGGCCACTCCCGAGGACTTGGAAGCCAACGCCGAATACCTGCGTATGGCTGACCAGTACGTCGAAGTCCCCGGTGgcaccaacaacaacaactatGCTAACGTCGACCTCATTGTCGAAATCGCCGAGAGAGCCGACGTCGACGCCGTCTGGGCTGGGTGGGGTCACGCATCCGAGAACCCCCTTCTTCCCGAGAGGCTAGCCAAATCTCCACGTAAAGTCATTTTCATCGGCCCTCCAGGCAACGCCATGAGATCCCTGGGTGACAAAATCTCCTCTACTATCGTCGCCCAACATGCCTCCGTTCCATGTATCCCATGGTCCGGTACTGGTGTCGATCAAGTCCACTTAGATAAAGAGAACGGTCTGGTATCTGTCACCGATGATGTCTACCAAAAAGGTTGCTGCGACTCCCCCGAGGACGGTCTGGCTAAAGCCAAGCAGATCGGCTTTCCAGTCATGGTAAAGGCCTCcgaaggtggtggtggtaaGGGTATCAGAAAGGTCgagagagaagaagactttATTCCACTCTACAAGCAGGCTGCCAATGAGATTCCGGGCTCTCCAATTTTCATCATGAAGTTGGCTGGTAAGGCTCGCCACTTGGAAGTACAACTGCTGGCCGATCAGTATGGTACAAACATCTCGCTGTTTGGTCGTGACTGTTCCGTTCAGAGACGTCACCAAAAAATCATAGAAGAAGCGCCCGTCACTATCGCGAAGCCTGACACGTTCTCTGAAATGGAGAGATCGGCTGTCAGACTGGGTAAATTGGTTGGTTACGTTTCCGCTGGTACTGTGGAATATTTATACTCTCATGATGATGACAAGTTTTACTTCTTGGAGCTGAACCCTAGACTACAGGTTGAGCATCCTACTACTGAGATGGTGACCGGGGTTAACCTGCCCGCGGCCCAGCTTCAAATTGCGATGGGTATCCCAATGCACAGAGTTAAAGACATTAGACTACTTTATGGGGTGGACCCTCACACTGCTACTGAAATTGACTTTGATTTCAGTTCTAAAGATTCCAAGCAAATCCAGAGAAAGCCAACTCCAAAGGGCCACTGTACCGCCTGTCGTATTACTTCAGAGGACCCTAATGAGGGTTTCAAACCCTCAGGTGGTTCGTTGCACGAGCTAAACTTCCGGTCTTCTTCTAATGTCTGGGGTTATTTCTCCGTGTCAAGCAGTGGTGGTATCCACTCCTTCTCGGACTCTCAATTCGGACACATCTTCGCATTTGGAGAGAACAGACAGGCATCCCGTAAGCATATGGTTGTTGCCCTGAAAGAGCTATCTATCAGAGGTGATTTCAGAACTACTGTTGAATACctcatcaagcttttggaaaccGAAGACTTTGAGGGCAACTCCATTACAACCGGGTGGTTGGATGACTTGatctctcaaaagatgACCGCCGAGAAACCAGATCCCACTTTGGCAGTCATTTGCGGTGCTGCCACTAAGGTTTTTATCGCTTCTGAAAATGGCCGTAAAGAGTTCATTACCAGCTTGCAAAAGGGTCAAGTTCCTAACAAGTCTCTCCTGCAAACAATGTACCCTGTCGAATTCATTCATGATGGAAAGCGCTACAAGTTCACTGTGGCAAAATCCGCTGACGACCGTTACACTTTGTTCATCAACGGTTCTAAGTGTGAGGTTGGTGTCCGCAAGCTTTCTGATGGCGGTTTGTTGATCGCCGTTGGCGGTAGATCCCACACCATCTACTGGAAGGAGGAAGTCTCAGCCACCAGACTATCTGTCGACTCTATGACGACCCTTCTAGAAGTTGAAAACGATCCTACCCAGCTCCGTACCCCTTCTCCAGGTAAGCTCGTTAAGTTCTTGGTTGAAAACGGCGATCACGTCAATGCTGGCCAGCCATATGCTGAGGTTGAAGTTATGAAGATGCAAATGCCTCTTGTTTCCCAAGAAAGCGGTATCGTTCAGCTGTTGAAACAACCAGGTTCCACTGTGTCAGCTGGTGACATCTTGGCCATCTTGGCCTTAGACGATCCTACCAAGGTCAAGCACGCCATGCCATTCGAGGGTATGCTGCCAGACATGGGTGCCCCAATCGTTGAAGGTACTAAGCCAGCATACAAGTTTAGATCCTTGGTTTCAACTCTTGAGAATATCCTGAATGGTTATGACAATCAAGTTATCATGAATGCTTCCCTGCAACAGCTGATTGAGGTTTTGAGAAACCCTCAACTGCCTTACTCGGAATGGAAAATGCAATCTTCTGCTTTGCACTCAAGGTTGCCTATCAAGCTTGACGAACAGCTTGAACAGTTGGTCAACCGCTCTTTGAGCAGAAACGCGCACTTCCCTGCCAGACAACTCGGCAAGATGCTTGAAGCTGCGCAAAAAGAGTCAGATGATCCACTATTTGGTACTGTGATTGAACCTTTGCTCGACATAAGCACTCGTTATGCCGATGGTCTGGAGGCTCATGAACATTCTGTATTCGCCAAGTTCTTGCAGAACTATTACCAAGtcgagaagctcttcagtGGCACCAACGTTCGTGAAGAAGATGTTATCTTGAAACTGCGTGACGAAAACGCTGAAAATCTGGACCGCGTTGCCCTGACTGTCTTGTCTCACTCTCGCGTTTcagccaagaacaacttgaTTTTGGCTATTCTGAAGCATTACCAGCCACTCTGCAAAATGTCTTCTGAGGTCTCTTCTCGCATCTCGGAACCTTTGAAGCAAATTGTCGAGTTAGAGTCCAAGGCTACTGCCAAGGTTGCATTACAGGCCAGAGAAATCTTGATTCAGGCTGCCTTGCCATCTGTGAGAGAAAGAACTGACCAGATCGAGCatattttgagaagctctgTTGTCCAAACCGCATACGGCGCCTTTGACAACAAGCGCACTGACCCTGACTTGGAAATCTTAAAGGATTTGATCGATTCCAACTACGTCGTGTTCGATGTCCTGACCCAGTTCCTCACACATCGCGATCCTTCTGTTGCTgccgcagctgctgaagtttACATTCGTCGTGCTTACAGAGCTTACACGATTGGAGACCTGAAGCACTACAATCATGCAAACAACGCTGTTGTGGAGTGGAAGTTCCAGCTTCcttctgctgcttttgccTCCGTTCCTCAGATGAAGAGCAAACTTGGTATGCACAGAGCCATCTCGGTGTCTGATCTTACCTACGTCTCTGAGGGTGACAACCAACCCCTAAGAACTGGTATTTTGATTGCGTCTACCCATTTGGACGATGTTGACGAGGGGCTTTCAAAGGGTCTACAGCTTGTCCCCCATCACACTTCCTCCAGCGGACCCGTTCCGGACAGATCTGGTAGCAACGCTACCCTAAGTAACGTTGCCAACGTCTCGGTTTCTTCGACTGACGGTTTCGAAtcggaagaagaagtcttgaGGAGATTGAGAGAGATTTTGGACATGAACAAGCAACAGCTTGTGGAGGCCTCTATTCGTCGTATCACTTTCATTTTTGGTTACGAAGACGGAACATATCCAAAGTACTTCACTTTCAGAGGACCAAGCTACGCCGAAGATGAAACCATTCGTCACATTGAGCCAGCACTTGCCTTCCAACTTGAACTCGGAAGAATGTCgaatttcaacatcaagcaACTGTTCACTGAAAACAGAAACATTCATGTGTATGAAGCCACCGGTAAGAACTCTGCTGTGGACAAGAGGTTTTTCACAAGGGGTATCATCAGAACCGGCCGTATCAGCGATGATATTACTATCCAGGAATACCTGACCTCTGAGGCCAACCGCCTGATGAGTAACATTCTTGACAACCTGGAGGTTATTGATACTTCTAACTCAGATTTGAACCACATCTTCATCCACTTCTCTGCTGTCTTCGATGTTTCTCCAGAGGACGTCGAAGCTGCCTTTGGCGGATTCTTGGAGAGATTCGGTAAAAGACTACTCAGACTGCGTGTTGCTGCCGCTGAAATTCGTATTATCATCAAGGACCCTCAAACTGGCGCCCCAGTTCctttgagagctttgatCAACAACGTTTCAGGTTACGTGGTGAAGACCGAGCTTTACACCGAGGTCAAGAACGCCCAAGGTGAATGGGTCTTCAAGTCTCTAGACAAGCCAGGCTCCATGCACTTGAGACCTATTGCTACCCCATACCCTGCGAAGGAGTCTTTGCAACCAAAGCGTTACAAGGCTCATTTGATGGGTACCACGTACGTTTACGATTTCCCAGAGCTTTTCCGTCAAGCAACTGTTTCTCAGTGGAAAAAGATTTCGCCAAAGACAAAACTTTCCGACGAGTTCTTCATTGCCAATGAACtgattgaagaagaggatgGTGAACTCACGGAAATTGACCGTGAGGCTGGTGCTAACACTATTGGTATGGTTGCTTTCAAGGTCACTGTCAAGACGCCTGAATACCCTCGCGGCCGTCAATTTGTTATTGTTGCCAACGATATCACCTTTAAGATCGGATCTTTCGGTCCTCAGGAAGATGcattcttcaacaaagttACCGAATACGCCAGAAAGCGTGGTATTCCAAGAATCTACCTATCGGCTAACTCCGGTGCCAGAATTGGTGTTGCTGAGGAACTGATTCCTCTGTTTAACGTTTCATGGAACGACCCTGAGAACCCAGCCAAGGGCTTCCAATACCTATACTTGTCTTCTGAAGGCATGgctgagctgaagaagcaagcCAAGGACGCTTCTGTTGTCACAGAGCGTGTGGTCGAAGATGGTGAGGAACGCTTCGTTATCAAGTCCATTATTGGTGCTGATGATGGTCTAGGTGTTGAGTGTTTGAAGGGTTCCGGTTTGATCGCTGGTGCAACTTCCAGGGCTTACAAAGACATCTTCACGATTACTCTCGTTACATGCAGATCTGTCGGTATTGGTGCTTACCTGGTGAGATTGGGACAAAGAGCCATTCAAATTGAGGGTCAGCCTATCATTTTGACTGGTGCCCCTGCtatcaacaagcttctcgGTCGCGAAGTTTACTCTTCTAACTTGCAGCTTGGTGGTACTCAAATCATGTACAACAATGGTGTTTCTCACTTGACTGCAGAGGATGACCTTGCTGGTGTCCAAAAGATCATGGAATGGTTGTCTTACGTTCCAGCAAGACGTGACTTGCCTGTTCCTATCCTCGAGACAGAAGACAAATGGGACAGAGAAGTGGACTTCACACCATCGACTAGTGAGCCATATGACGTTAGATGGATGATCGAGGGTCGCAACACTCCCGAGGGCTTCGAATACGGTCTGTTTGACAAGGGCTCTTTCCAAGAAACTCTATCTGGCTGGGCTAAGGGAGTTGTCGTCGGAAGAGCTCGTTTGGGAGGTATTCCTCTTGGTGTTATCGGCGTTGAAACAAGAATGGTAGAAAACATGATTCCAGCCGACCCAGCTAACCCCGTCTCTACCGAATCTTTGATTCAAGAGGCTGGTCAGGTTTGGTATCCAAACTCTGCTTTCAAGACTGCTCAAGCCATTAACGACTTCAATTATGGTGAGCAGCTGCCATTGATGATCATGGCTAACTGGAGAGGTTTCTCGGGTGGTCAACGTGACATGTACaatgaagttttgaagtacGGATCTTTCATTGTTGACGCATTAGTTGGATACAAGCAACCTATTTTCACCTACATTCCACCCACCGGCGAACTGAGAGGTGGCTCTTgggttgttgttgatccTACGATCAATGCCGAACAAATGGAAATGTATGCTGATGTCAACTCTAGAGCTGGTGTCTTAGAACCAGAAGGAATGGTTGGAATCAAGTACCGTAGAGAGAAGCTGCTTGCCACTATGGCGAGACTGGATGAAACTTACAAGAATCTGAAAACCCAGATGTCTGACCCAGGTCTCTCTGTCGAGAAGCATCAAGAGATCGCCACGAAGCTTGCTGCCCGTGAAAAAATGTTGATGCCTATTTACCACCAGATCACCGTTCAGTTTGCTGACTTGCATGACAGATCGGGCCGTATGGTTGCTAAGGGTGTCATCAGCAAGGAACTAGATTGGCCAGAGGCTCGtcgcttcttcttctggagacTAAGGAGAAGACTCAACGAGGAgtacttgatgaagagatTGAACACAGAGCTTCCAAACGCTCCAAgacttgagaagattgCCAGACTAAGCTCATGGTACCCTGCCTCAGTTGACAGAGAGGATGACAGAATTGTGGCCAATTGGATTGAAGAGAACTACAGTGTTCTGGAAGAACATCTAAAGGCATTGAAGGTTGAGTCATTTGCTCAAAATCTCGCAAAGTCCATCAGAAGCGACCATGAAAACGCGATCAGTGGCTTGAGCGAGGTCTTGAAATTGCTGTCTGCCGAAGACAAAGCAAAGATTCTCAACAGTCTTAAATAA
- the TIM23 gene encoding protein transporter TIM23 (similar to uniprot|P32897 Saccharomyces cerevisiae YNR017W MAS6 Essential protein of the mitochondrial inner membrane component of the mitochondrial import system) — protein MSWLFGGSNKETEGSQKTAQDESKLQSTLGFDPSQVTNVSSIISTPGALDPARLHPLAGLERGVEYLDLEEEQLSTMEGSRSLIPSRGWTDDLCYGTGAVYLIGLGLGGSYGFFEGLRNIPPNSPGKLQLNTVLNHITRRGPFLGNNAGVLTLTYNLVNSTIDGLRGKHESANSVAAGALTGAIFKSSKGLKPMGYASGMMAVAAAGWCGLKSVLL, from the coding sequence ATGTCGTGGCTTTTTGGCGGAAGCAATAAAGAGACCGAGGGCTCCCAGAAGACCGCTCAGGACGAATCAAAACTGCAGAGCACGTTGGGCTTCGACCCTAGTCAAGTCACCAATGTGTCCAGCATCATTTCAACACCTGGTGCGCTGGATCCTGCAAGACTACATCCCTTAGCCGGCCTAGAGCGTGGTGTAGAGTACCtggatcttgaagaagaacagctATCCACCATGGAGGGCTCGCGCAGTCTCATTCCTTCCAGAGGTTGGACTGACGACTTGTGTTACGGGACAGGTGCCGTGTATCTGATTGGTTTGGGTCTAGGTGGCTCTTATGGGTTTTTTGAGGGTCTCAGAAACATCCCTCCCAACAGCCCTGGCAAGTTGCAGCTAAACACAGTCTTGAACCACATCACCAGAAGAGGTCCCTTTTTGGGCAACAACGCAGGTGTGCTCACGCTCACTTACAACCTTGTCAACTCCACCATTGACGGATTGAGAGGAAAACATGAATCTGCTAACTCCGTGGCTGCGGGCGCCCTGACAGGTGCCATCTTTAAATCCTCGAAGGGTCTCAAGCCGATGGGCTACGCTTCCGGTATGATGGCCGTCGCTGCAGCAGGTTGGTGCGGACTCAAGTCGGTCCTATTGTAA
- the RRT12 gene encoding Rrt12p (similar to uniprot|P25381 Saccharomyces cerevisiae YCR045C Hypothetical ORF) → MRTSLIGALVATSASLAQAEEFLVRLKAPRTLAKAVESRISDGILDVFSEGKILRTFSFGKFEGLTVDFPLSLVSKLRGNPLIAEIVPNVEFNVFDAVEGLEGWGDDEDEDGDYDDDNEEGEDEGDDDVLSIVAQKKAPRHLARISRRTALPYDPENISVPATNFSYYYDDEFSGTCVNAYVIDTGIYKEHPQLEGRAKFGADLVGEGPGDFNGHGTHVAGLIGSRKFGVAKDVSLIEVKALNAKGQGNLTSVISAIEFTVNHCRKSRRGCVANLSLGSFRNTVLNQAVEAALEAGVVIVVAAGNSNANACWSSPASSLSAITVGAFDDRTDTIARFSNWGNCVDIFAPGVKIESLSNVPPFKPVAFSGTSMASPIVSGMVANLLDSGIHPFDIKTELIDLATDSVFHKRTLLFKPGTPNRVAFTGIDKTDDVYEDAVYPSVDIDRLVKDLQSYNSDGHVAEDDATLPLGEIKIKKRSQIVTTLAPPHLSPHSQLA, encoded by the coding sequence ATGAGAACCAGTTTGATTGGAGCACTGGTTGCGACCTCCGCTTCGTTAGCACAAGCAGAAGAATTTTTAGTGCGCCTAAAAGCACCTAGGACTTTGGCGAAAGCTGTTGAATCCCGAATAAGTGATGGCATATTAGATGTTTTCTCCGAAGGTAAAATTCTGAGGACATTTTCCTTTGGCAAATTCGAAGGATTGACTGTCGACTTTCCTCTCAGTCTTGTCTCGAAGCTCCGAGGTAATCCTTTAATAGCAGAAATCGTTCCTAATGTTGAGTTCAACGTTTTCGATGCTGTTGAGGGGCTCGAAGGCTGGGgcgatgacgaagacgaagatgGTGACTATGATGACGACAATGAGGAAGGAGAGGACGAAGGTGACGATGATGTTCTGAGCATTgtagctcaaaaaaaagccCCACGTCACTTGGCTCGCATATCGCGGCGGACTGCCCTTCCTTACGATCCTGAGAACATTTCTGTGCCGGCCACGAATTTTAGTTACTATTATGATGACGAATTCTCAGGTACCTGTGTCAATGCTTACGTAATTGACACAGGTATCTACAAGGAGCACCCGCAGCTCGAGGGCCGTGCTAAATTTGGGGCTGATCTTGTGGGAGAAGGCCCCGGGGACTTTAACGGACACGGCACGCACGTTGCGGGGCTTATTGGTTCCAGGAAATTCGGCGTCGCCAAAGACGTTTCTTTGATCGAGGTGAAGGCTTTGAATGCAAAGGGCCAAGGTAATCTGACGTCGGTTATCAGTGCCATTGAGTTCACTGTGAATCACTGTCGCAAAAGTCGGCGCGGTTGCGTTGCAAATTTGAGCCTTGGTTCCTTTAGAAACACAGTTTTGAATCAGGCTGTAGAGGCTGCCCTTGAAGCGGGGGTAGTAATTGTGGTTGCCGCAGGAAACTCTAATGCCAACGCCTGCTGGAGCAGTCCTGCGTCCTCGCTATCCGCGATTACTGTCGGGGCGTTTGATGATCGAACCGATACAATTGCCAGATTTTCTAATTGGGGCAATTGTGTTGATATCTTTGCTCCTGGGGTCAAAATTGAATCTTTGTCAAACGTGCCGCCTTTCAAGCCGGTAGCATTTTCAGGTACCTCGATGGCTTCGCCCATTGTATCTGGAATGGTGGCTAACTTGCTAGACAGCGGGATTCATCCTTTTGATATTAAGACCGAACTGATCGACCTGGCAACCGATTCTGTATTTCACAAAAGAACGCTGCTTTTTAAGCCCGGGACACCAAACCGCGTTGCATTCACAGGCATTGACAAGACAGATGACGTTTACGAAGACGCAGTGTACCCAAGTGTCGACATAGATCGACTGGTTAAAGACTTACAAAGCTACAACAGCGACGGGCACGTTGCAGAGGACGATGCTACGCTGCCCCTTGGAGAAATTAAAATTAAAAAAAGGTCGCAAATAGTCACCACGCTCGCGCCTCCACATCTATCACCACATTCTCAACTTGCGTAG